A segment of the Aureimonas sp. SA4125 genome:
TTTATGCAGGATGCGGACGACGACGACACCCTCCTCGGCCCGCCGAAAGAATATGATGTGAGACGCGACGGACCGCTTCAGCAGATCCCGCGAAATCGCGCCTGCGGATTGGCCTCGACCATCGGCTAAGGCGCCGCAAGCGCCTTCGATCAACCTGAGATAGCGCTTGGCCTGCGCCTTGCCGAAGCTTCGGCGACTGTAGCGGGCAATCTCGAGAAGATCATTCGCCGCCTCGGGGCGAAAGATCAGCGTCATTCAGGAGCTTCGTCGTCGGCATCGATTTCAGCGTAAAGGGACTGGAAGTCGAAGGGAGCAGCAACACCGCTCTCATCCCCCGCCGCGATGGCCTTGCGCAGGATCTGAAGCTTCGCCTCCTGCTTCTCCAGGAGCCGCAGGCCGGCCTCGATAACGTCGCTCGCCGAGGCATAGCGCCCCTCTGCGGTCTGTTCCGCAATGAACTCTTCGTAATGGCTTGTCAGGGATATCGGCGCCGATCTGCTCATACCAATACCTCATGGATATCGCGCCCGGTTATCACTAGCACGCTGGGGCAACCGTGTCTTTCACCCAGCGCCAGCCTCCGCCAGCATCTTCGCCAGCGCCGGCTCGAGCTTGCGCGCCGCATCGTCTGGCGAGAACGGCCCGGTCTGCTTCCAGACGATCGTGCCCGAAGGGGAGACAAGAAACGTCTCGGGCACGCCGTAGACGCCCCAGTCGATGCCGGCGCGGCCGGAGAGATCGCTGCCGATCGCGGCATAGGGGTTGCCGAGCCCGGCGAGGAACTGGCGGGCGTTGTTGGGCTCGTCCTTGTAGTTGATGCCGACGAGGCGGAACCGCGTGTCCCTGGCAAGATCCATCAGCACCGGGTGCTCCTGACGGCAGGGCACGCACCAGGAGGCGAAGACGTTGACGAGCACCGGCCGGCCGTCGCCTTGCGCGAGATCGAGACCCGGCACCGGCGTGCTATCGGCGCGCAGGATACCCTCCACCGGCGGCAGGTTCGTCGGCGGCGCCGGATTGCCGATCAGCGCCGAGGGCAGTTCCTGCGGATCATGGCCCGACACCAGCTGGTACAGGAAGACGCCGGCCAGCGACAGGAACAGGATAAGCGGCAGGAGGACGAAGAGCGAGGGCCTGCGCCGCGTGGTATGCCGATCGACGCTCATGCTCCGCCGTCCCGCGCCGAACGCCGCCTGACGCCGCTCGCCTCGAGCGCCGCAAGATCCGCCCGCCGGCCGCGCGCGTCGAAGAAGACCCAAAGGCCGAGGCCGCCGACCGCCAGCGCGGAAACGGCATAGGCGGCGAGGATGAAGGCGAAATAGTCGTTCTGCATGTCAGGGCTTTCCGTCCGCATGTCAGGGCTTTCCGTCCGCTCGCGCTCAGGCGTCGGTCGCGCGCAGCGACAGTTTCGTCAGCGCCCGCACGCGCCGGCGCAGGATTTCCGTGCGCATCGCCGTCAGGTGCAGGGCGAAGAACAGCAGCGTGAAGCCGATGGCCGAGATCATCAGCGGCCAGAGATAGGCCGCCGGCATCGCCGGCCCGTCCAGCCGCATGACGCTGGCCGGCTGGTGCAGCGTGTTCCACCAGTCGACCGAGAACTTGATGATCGGGATGTTGACGAAGCCGACGAGGACGAGGATCGCCGCCGCCTTGGCCGAGCGGCCGGGATCGTCGAGGGCCCGCGTCAGCGCGATCAGGCCGAGATACATGAGGAAGAGGATGAAGACCGAGGTCAGCCGCGCGTCCCAGACCCACCATGTGCCCCACATCGGCCGGCCCCAGATCGCGCCGGTGACGAGCGCCAGCGCCGTGAACACCGCGCCGACGGGTGCTGCGGCCTTCACCGCGACGTCGGCAAGCGGATGGCGCCAGACGAGCGTGCCGAGTGCCGAGACCGACATGACCGTCCAGGCCATCATCGCGATCCAGGCGAAGGGCACGTGGACGAACATGATCCGGACGGTCGAGCCCTGCTGGTAGTCCTCGGGCGCGGTCAGACCGAGCCAGAGGCCGACGACGAGCGCTGCCGCCGCGAGGCCATAGAGCCAAGGCTGGACGGCACCCGAGAGCTGCAGGAAGCGCGTCGGATTGGCGAGAATGGCGAAACGGCCGGGAGCGGCGGAGAGGTCGGTCATCCCTCTACTTTAGAAGGGTTGGAAAGCCGGGGCAAATGGACTTCTTCGCCATCGTCGCGACCGATGCCCGCAGCGGCTCAGTCGCCCGCACTCTTCAGCGCCGCCGCCGCCGCGATCGGCCCGAGCACGGCGAAGAACAAAGTGAGGGCCCCGAGGATCATCAGCGGCGACAGAAAGGGGTCGTTGGCGTTGACCGCGCCGTAGCTGGCGGAGACGCCGAAGATCAGCACGGGGATGGCGAGCGGCAGGACGAGGACGGAAACCAGGAGGCCGCCGCGCGGCAGGGCGATGGCGACGGCCGCGCCGACGGCACCGATGAAGGTGATCGCCGGCGTGCCGACGAGGAGCGTCAGCATCACCGCACCCGACGTCAGCGGCTCCTGCGCCAGGAACAGGCCGAGGACCGGTGTCGCCAGCACCAGCGGCAGGCCGCTTGCCGCCCAGTGTGCCAGGCACTTCGCCAGCACCACGAGCGGCAGCGGCGTGTCGCCCATGACGAGGAGGTCGAGCGTGCCGTCGTCGCGGTCGGCCTGAAACAGCCGGTCGAGGGTGAGCAGCGCCGAGAGCAGCGCGCCGATCCACAGGATCGCCGGGCCGATGCGCGACAGGAGGTTGAGGTCGGGACCGACGCCAAAAGGCATGGTCGCGACCACGGCGAGGAAGAAGATGACGCCGGTCATCGCTCCGCCGCCGCCGGCAAAGGCGAGCCTGACATCGCGGCGGAAAACCGCGATCACAGCCAGCCCTCCGCCGCGGCGCGTTCCGCCCGATCAAGAGGCAGATCCCGCGACGACGCACTCCCCGCCGCACGATGGTCGAGCCGCAACTCGCGCGCGACGAGCCCGAGCGGCTGATGCGTCGCGGCGACGACGATGCCGCCGCCCTCCAGATGCTGCGCCAGAATCCGGGCGAACATTGCCTGCGAGCCCTTGTCGAGGGCGGCTGTCGGCTCGTCGAGGATCCACACCGGGCGGTGCGAGACGAGGAGCCGTGCGATCGCGGCGCGGCGCTGCTGGCCGGCCGAGAGGTAGGCGAATGGCAGTTTCGCCACCATGGGCAGGCCGACGGCGGCCAGCGCCGCCTCGATGGAAATGCCGGGCGCACCGAAGAAGTCGCGCCAGAAGCCGAGACCGGCACCGACGCTCTCGGCCGGCTTCATGGCGTTGCGGTGGCCGAGATAGTGCGCGACCTCGGCAAGACGCCGCGCCGGCTCACCGTCGACGGCCAGAAAACCCTCGATCTCGAGCGTCCCGCCGCCTTTCGGCAGGAGCCCCGCCAGCGTGCGCAGGAGGGTCGATTTGCCCGCCCCGTTCTGGCCGGTGACGACCAGCGCCTCGCCGCTGGAGAGTTCGAAATCGAGCGGTCCGGCGATGACGCTCGCGGCCCGCGCAGCGCAGAGGCCGCGCGCAAGGATTTTCATGCCCATGGCCGCCCAAAGGCGCGCGAGGCGAGAACGGGCCTTTGTCGAAGCGGAGGGAGCAACACACTCATGGCCCTGCTTTGCAGCAATCACCCGCCGCGGTAAAGCGGGCAGGCGATCGGCACCCCCGCGTCTCAGGCGGCTGCGACGCGTTGCAGATCGTATTGCTGCTGGGCGCGTTGCACTTCCTCGAAATGGGCTTCCGCCCAGAGGCGCAGGGCATCGACGGTGGCCGCCAGCGTTTGCCCGAGTGGGGTGATGCTGTACTCGACCGTCACCGGGACCGTCGCGAACGCTTTTCGGCTGACCAAACCGTCCCGCTCCAGACTTTTCAATGTCTGCGACAGCATCTTCTGCGACAGGCCCTCGATGGAGCGGCGCAACTGGTTGAAGCGGACGGGGCCGTCCGCGAGCAGACCCAGAACCAGAACCGCCCATTTGTCGGCCACCCGGTCGAGGATCATCCGCGTCGGGCAGTCGGCCGCATAGATGTTGGGCAGCACGGCGGTCTCCTCGGGGTAACCAAGTGATGTGGTGGTGCCTTCTTTACACCTGGATAAGGAAAATGCACCTGGTTTCTATTCGGAACCAAGGAGAAATGCCATCATGAATCTTGCCCTCATCGGCGCCACCGGCAATGTCGGCGCGCCTATCCTCGACGAACTCCTGCAGCGCGGCCACACCGTCACCGCCATCGTCCGCCGGCCGGAAAAGGTGCTCTCGGCGCCGGGCGTCGTCGCCCGCCAGGGCGATGTCCTGGATCAGGAGGGGCTCGCCCCCCTTCTCGCCGGTCACGATGCAGTCATCAGCGCCGTCCCCTTCGCCGTCAGCGACCCCGTCAGGCTGATCGACGCCGTGCGCGCCTCGGGGGTCAGGCGCTATCTCGTCGTCGGCGGCGCCGGCAGTCTCGAGGTCGCCCCCGGAGTGCAGCTGCTCGATTCCCCGGACTTCCCGGCGCAGTACAAAGAAGAAGCCACCGCCGGGGCCGCCTTTCTCGACCGGCTGCGCGGCGAGGCCGAGATCGACTGGACCTTCCTGTCGCCCTCGGCGATGTTTGTTCCCGGCGAGAGGACAGGGCACTTCCGGCTCGGCCGCGACGCGCTTTTGACCCACGCGCAGGGCAGCAGCATTTCCTACCAGGACTATGCCATCGCGCTCGTCGACGAAGTCGAACGGCCGGCCCATTCCCGCCAGCGGTTCACCGTCGGGTATTAGCGACGGACCGACGTCGCGGCCGACGTGGCGGACAGCCCGGGCGAGGCGCTCGCGCGGGCTGTCCCCCGGGAGGCGCATCACATCATTGGCGGCCCGGCTGAAGACCTCCCAAGGGAGCTTGCGCCGGCCTTTTCGCAGCGCGGCGATATTCGCGAAATCCCGGCGGTTCGCCCTTTATAGCCGTTACAAACTTGCCTATAAGAGCCGCAACCACACCAGCGGCCGGGGTGGAGTTTCAGTGCCGAATCGAAATCGCCTCCCTTGCGGACGGGCTTCGGGGCGGACAAGCGGAAATGGTCGTACCCGCACTTTCGGCGCTTTTTCCGCGCGCCGCAGGCGTTCGCCTTTCGGACAATCATTCAGTTCGAGAAGGAACAGACGCCGTGTCTCATCCAGACAGCTTCAAATGCCGCAAGACGCTCGACGTCGGCGGCAAGCCCTATGTCTATTTCGACCTGCAGGAAGCCGAGCGGAACGGCCTCGCCGGCGCTTCCCGCCTGCCTTTCTCGATGAAGGTCATCCTCGAGAATCTCCTGCGCAACGAGGACGGCCGCACCGTCAAGGCCGACGACATCCGCGCCGTCGCCAACTGGGTCGAGGATCGCGGCACCGCCGGCCATGAGATCGCCTACCGCCCGGCCCGCGTGCTGATGCAGGACTTCACCGGCGTTCCCGCCGTCGTCGATCTCGCCGCCATGCGCGACGCCACCCGCCAGCTCGGCGCCGACCCGACCAAGATCAACCCGCTGGTCCCCGTCGACCTCGTCATCGACCACTCCGTCATGGTCGACTTCTTCGGCCAGGCCGACTCCTTCAAGAAGAACGTCGACGCCGAATACGGTCGCAATGGTGAGCGTTACACCTTCCTGCGCTGGGGCTCGGAAGCCTTCGAGAATTTCCGCGTCGTGCCGCCCGGCACCGGCATCTGCCATCAGGTGAATCTCGAATATCTCGCGCAGACGGTCTGGACCAAGGAAGAGGACGGCGAGACGATCGCCTATCCCGACACCCTCGTCGGCACCGATTCCCACACCACGATGGTCAACGGCCTGTCGGTCCTCGGCTGGGGCGTCGGCGGCATCGAGGCCGAGGCCGCGATGCTCGGCCAGCCCGTCTCCATGCTGATCCCCGAAGTCATCGGCTTCCGCGTCGAAGGCAAGCTCCCGGAAGGCACCACCGCCACCGATCTGGTGCTGACCGTCACGCAGATGCTGCGCAAGAAGGGCGTCGTCGGCAAGTTCGTCGAGTTCTATGGCCCCGGCCTGTCGAACCTCACTCTGGAAGACCAGGCGACGATCGCCAACATGGCACCGGAATATGGCGCGACCTGCGGCTTCTTCCCGGTCGACAAGGATACGATCAGCTATCTCGAGGCGACCGGCCGCGACCAGCAGCGCGTCGCCCTCGTCGAGGCCTATTCGCGGGCGCAGGGGATGTACCGCGACGAGACGAGCACGGACCCGGTCTTCACCGACACGCTGTCGCTCGACCTGTCGACCGTCGTTCCCTCGCTCGCCGGCCCGAAGCGCCCGCAGGACCGCGTCGCCTTGACCGACGTCTCGAAAGCCTTCGCTGCCGCTCTGCCCGAACTTCAGGGCGCCACCGCCAAGGCGCCGTCGACGGACGAGGCCCGCTTCGTCTCGGAAGGCGCGACCGGCGCCTTCGAGGGCCCGGCCGTGACGCGCTATGCCGTGGAAGGCACCGAGCACGGCATCGCCGACGGCGACGTGGTCATCGCCGCGATCACCTCCTGCACCAACACCTCGAACCCGAACGTTCTCGTCGCCGCCGGCCTCGTCGCCCGCAAGGCGCATGCTCTCGGCCTCACGGTAAAGCCCTGGGTGAAGACCTCGCTCGCGCCGGGATCGCAGATCGTCACCGAGTATCTCGAAAAGGCCGACCTGCAGAAGGACCTCGACGCGATGGGGTTCAACCTCGTCGGCTATGGCTGCACGACCTGCATCGGCAATTCCGGCCCGTTGCCGGAGGCGATCTCCGAGGCGATCACCAAGAACGACCTCGTCGCCTGCTCGGTCCTGTCGGGCAACCGCAATTTCGAGGGCCGGGTCAATCCGGACGTGCGCGCCAACTGGCTGGCCTCGCCGCCGCTCGTCGTCGCCTACGCCATCGCCGGCTCGCTCTTCGTCGACATCACCAAGGACCCGCTCGGCAAGGATCGCGACGGCAACGACGTGTTCCTGAAGGACATCTGGCCGACGACGCAGGAGATCGCCGAGATCGTCCGCAAGACGGTGACCCGCGACCTCTTCGTCGAGCGCTATTCCGACGTCTTCAGGGGCGACGAGCACTGGCAGAAGATCGACGTCTCGGGCGGCCTCACCTACGACTGGGACGATCGCTCGACCTATGTCCAGAACCCGCCCTACTTCGAGGGCATGACCATGGAGCCGGTGCCGGTGGAGGACATCCACGGCGCCCGCGTCCTCGGCCTCTTCCTCGATTCCATCACCACCGACCACATCTCGCCGGCGGGATCGATCAAGGCCAACGGCCCGGCCGGCGACTATCTCGTCAGCCACCAGGTCCGCCCCGTCGACTTCAACTCCTACGGCGCGCGCCGCGGCAATCATCAGATCATGATGCGCGGCACGTTTGCCAACATCCGCATCAAGAACCAGATGGTGCCGGGCATCGAGGGCGGCGTCACCAAGCATGAGCCTTCGGGCGAGACCATGCCGATCTACGATGCGGCGATGCGGTACAAGGAAGAGGGCGTGCCGCTCGTCGTCTTCGCCGGCAAGGAATACGGCACCGGCTCCTCGCGCGACTGGGCGGCCAAGGGCACGGTCCTTCTCGGCGTGCGGGCGGTCATCGCCCAGTCCTTCGAGCGCATCCACCGCTCCAACCTCGTCGGCATGGGCGTCGTGCCCTTCCTGTTCGAGGAGGGCACCTCCTGGCAGACGCTGGAGCTGAAGGGCGACGAGATCGTCACCATCGAGGGACTGAAGACGATCCAGCCGCGTCAGAAGATGCAGGCGAAGATCGAGCGGTCCGACGGCACGGTGACCATGGTGCCGCTGCTCTGCCGCATCGATACCCTCGATGAGCTCGAATACTACCGCCATGGCGGCATCCTGCAATACGTCCTGAGGCGTCTGGCCGCCTGATCCGCCAGACCCTTCCGCTCGATGAGACTGGAGAACCGCCGGCCCAGCGCCGGCGGTTTTTTTTGCCCCTGCGGCAGGCCCGATCACGACTGTGGCGCGCGCTCGCCGGGCTGCCTCACTGCCAATTGAGTGGTGAGTGCTCTGACACCGAACTATCATGATCTCCTAGGGTGGAGTTTGCGTCCGTCCTATGGATACCTTACGAGGACAGCGTCGCAGCAAGGCGCCCTTTTCTGCGAGAAGCCTCGTGGAGCCAGATCCCCCAGAGGAGCCCTGCTCCTCGTTGCGAAGCGGATATCGATACACGTGATTGGCCGGGTGCTTGCCTTCGTCGTTGCCATAGTCATGGCGGGCCCGACGCCGCCGTCGTCTGCCGAGGAGCATCCGGCCAGCAGCCGCAGCGTGCGCGGAGTCGTCGAGCTGTTCACGAGCCAAGGCTGTTCCTCCTGCCCGCCGGCCGACCGCATCCTTGGCAGACTGGCGAAGGATCCCGAGATCGTCGCCCTTTCCTATCATGTCGACTATTGGAACTACATCGGCTGGAGCGACCCCCTGGCCACCCGCGCCAACACCGATCGCCAGCGGGCCTATTCCAGGGCGCTCGGCACCGGCACGATTTATACGCCGCAGGTTGTCGTCAACGGACAGCGCGACGTGGTGGGCTCGCGCGAGGACGAGATTCGGAAGGCGCTGGACGAGACCGCGCTGACAGAGCGAAAGACCAACGTTTCGGTCGACCTCACCGTGCACGGCGACCGGCTGCACATCAGCGCCGACGGGGTTCCGCCGAGCACGACGGGAAAGCCCCCGGTGCTGATGCTGATCACTTACGACGAGAAGGTCGAGACCGTCGTCGACAAAGGCGAGAACAAGGGGCTGACGCTCTACAGCGTGCACGCGGTCCGGGACTGGCGCATTCTCGGCATGTGGGACGGCAAGACGCTCAGCGTCGATATCCCGGTCTCGTCGATGCAGGGGGCTAACGGTCGCAAGGGCGGGTGCGCGGCGGTCTTGCAGTCCGTCACGGCAGCAGGCGCGCCGGGTCCTATTCTGGCTGCAGCGGCCATTGACTTCTGATGCCATCCACCGGTCCGGCGGTCGCAGCGGCGGCGGCGTGGCGGGCGCGCCGAACCGCCGGATCGCTCTCCGATGGACCGCCCGCGTGTCGCGGGTGGCCTTCCCTCGCCTGGAACGACACGCACCCCGCGCGCCTCGCAGACCGAAAAGCTTTTGCCGCCCCGGAGCTTTCATGGCACCATGGCGTTTCGGGGGATGCGGATCCTTCATCCTGATCGGAGGCCCGCTTCATCGCGCGGGATACGCAAGGGGAACGGAATTTGGCTGATCTCGCTTCGGAGCGCACCGCGTCGGCGACCCTCATCGACCTGTCAACCGTCCGAAGTCCACCTCCCCCGCTCGTCTGCTTCGACCGCCGCGAATTCTCCGAGATCCTCAACGTCTATGGCCGCATGGTCGCCGCAGGCGAATGGCGGGACTATGCCATCGACACGCTGAAGGACCGCGCCGTCTTCTCGGTCTTCCGCCGCTCCAGCGAGATGCCGCTTTTCCGGATCGAGAAGAACCCGAAGCTGGCCCGGCGCCAGGGCGCGTTCAGCGTCATCGCCGCCGGCGGCCTGGTGCTGAAGCGCGGACACGATCTCGGGCAGGTGATGAAGGTGTTCGACAAGGCGCTGAAACTCGTCCGCTGATCCGCGCCGGCGGACCCGCCAGCCGGCAGAGCGCTTTGGAGCGCCCGGCGAAGCATGGGGATCAGGCTTTCGCACCGGCGCGGCAAAGCGAGACCTGACGATTCCGGCGATTTCGCCAGATCGTCCGAAACGCCGGGGCTCAGACGCCGAACAGAAGTCCGGGACCCGACGTCTCGTCCGGCAGGCTGGTCCGGCCGTCGCCGATCGGGATCTGCATGAAGACGGTGTCGACCCAGCGGCCGAACTTGAAGCCCGAGCCGTGGAAGATGCCGATGGTGCGAAAGCCCGCGCGCTCGTGCAGGCGGATCGAGGGGGCATGGTCCGAGCCGCCGATCACCGCGATCATCTGCCGAAAGCCAAGTTCCTCGCAGAGTTCGAGCAGCCGCTCCAGAAGCGCCCTGCCGGCGCCGCGGCCATAGGCCTCCGGCGCGATGTAGACGGAATCCTCGACCGACCAGCGATAGGCCGGCCGTGCCCGGAAGGGGCCGGCATAGGCGTAGCCGATGACGCGGTCCTTGCGGTCGGCGGCGACGATGTAGGGATAGCCCTGCCGCGTCAGCGATTCGAAGCGGACCTGCATTTCCGCCGCGTCGGGCGGCACGAGTTCGAAGGTCGCCGTTCCGTTGAGGACCGCGTGACCATAGATTTCGGCAAGGCGCGGCACGTCGGTCAGAACCGCCTCGCGCAGGACAAAGGCACTCATCGACACTCAACTCCCCGCTGGTCCAGCCCTCCCATGGCAAACCCGCGGGCAAAAGAAAAGGGCGACCCGAGGGCCGCCCTTCTCGCATGCGTCATGAACCGCTGGCTTAGCGGCGCTGGCCGAAGAGCTGCAGCAGGAACATGAACATGTTGATGAAGTCGAGGTAGAGGCGCAGCGCGCCCATGATGGCCTTGCGGCCCATGACCGCCGAGCCGTCGCCCTCGTAGTACATTTCCTTGATCTGCTGCGTGTCGTAGGCGGTGAGGCCGGCGAAGACGAGCACGCCAATCGCCGAGATGGCGAAGGCAAGGGCGCTGGAGGCGAGGAAGATGTTCACCACCGACGCGATGATGATGCCGATCACGCCCATGAACAGGAACGAGCCCCAGGCCGAGAGGTCACGCTTCGTCGTGTAGCCGAAGAGCGACAGCGCGCCGAAGGAGGCCGCCGTGACGAAGAACACCTGGACGATGGACTGCTGCGTGTAGACCATGAAGATGGTCGACAGCGACAGACCGACGAGGGCCGCATAGCCCCAGAACGTCGCCTGCGCCGCCGCGACGCTCATCTTGTCGACGCGGAAGGACAGGAACAGCACCATCGCCAGCGGGGCGAACATCAGCACCCACTTCAGCGGCGAGCCGAAGACGGTCTGGCCGAGCGGCGTCAACGCCGTGATGGCGCCTGCCTCGTTCGTCACCACCGACAGGGTGAACATCATGTATGCCGCGACGCCGGTGATCGCGAGACCGCCGGCCATCAGATTGTAGACCTTGATCATGTATGCGCGCAGGCCCTGGTCGATGGTGTCGTCGACCCTGGACCCGGCGAGCGGGACGCTTTGCGCGCCCTGATTCCACTTGTCCGCCATGGAGAGTTTCCTTTTCTGCGTTCCCCGTCCGGTGTCGATCAAGCCTGCGATTGCAGGCGATCGAGGCGCCGCTGGCGGGGGGCCCAGCATGCCTGACAACAATATGCGGACGAGAGCCCGTCCGCACAAGACCAAGGTCGCCCTCGGCGTGCGCGAATCCGTGAGGGAGCATTAAATTTGCGTCATTGCCCTCTCCCCCGGCGCCTGCGGCCGCGCTAGAGGCTGCGCAGCACCGGCGCCGCCTTCTGTCCAAGCACCCGCCAGGTCCCGAGAAGGCCGAAGCCGACCGTCAGAACCAGCGAGACGACGAGTGTCGACAACGCCACCGTCGCGTCGAAGGTGAAGGGCAGCTGCATGATCGAGGAAACCACGAACCAGGCCGCGAGCGCGCCCGCAGCAATGGCGAACACGGCGGTCGCAAGGCCGAGCAGCATGTACTCCATCGTGAAGGCGGCGATCAGCGTGGCGCGCGTCGCGCCGAGCGTCTTCAGGACGACGGCGTCATGCACGCGGTTGCGGTTGCTGGCCGCGAGCGCACCCGACAGCACCAGCACCGAAGCGACCAGCGCCACCGCCGCCGCCGCCCGGATC
Coding sequences within it:
- a CDS encoding type II toxin-antitoxin system RelE/ParE family toxin, with translation MTLIFRPEAANDLLEIARYSRRSFGKAQAKRYLRLIEGACGALADGRGQSAGAISRDLLKRSVASHIIFFRRAEEGVVVVRILHKAMNHEDYL
- a CDS encoding type II toxin-antitoxin system ParD family antitoxin; amino-acid sequence: MSRSAPISLTSHYEEFIAEQTAEGRYASASDVIEAGLRLLEKQEAKLQILRKAIAAGDESGVAAPFDFQSLYAEIDADDEAPE
- a CDS encoding DsbE family thiol:disulfide interchange protein; the encoded protein is MSVDRHTTRRRPSLFVLLPLILFLSLAGVFLYQLVSGHDPQELPSALIGNPAPPTNLPPVEGILRADSTPVPGLDLAQGDGRPVLVNVFASWCVPCRQEHPVLMDLARDTRFRLVGINYKDEPNNARQFLAGLGNPYAAIGSDLSGRAGIDWGVYGVPETFLVSPSGTIVWKQTGPFSPDDAARKLEPALAKMLAEAGAG
- the ccmD gene encoding heme exporter protein CcmD yields the protein MQNDYFAFILAAYAVSALAVGGLGLWVFFDARGRRADLAALEASGVRRRSARDGGA
- a CDS encoding heme ABC transporter permease, with translation MTDLSAAPGRFAILANPTRFLQLSGAVQPWLYGLAAAALVVGLWLGLTAPEDYQQGSTVRIMFVHVPFAWIAMMAWTVMSVSALGTLVWRHPLADVAVKAAAPVGAVFTALALVTGAIWGRPMWGTWWVWDARLTSVFILFLMYLGLIALTRALDDPGRSAKAAAILVLVGFVNIPIIKFSVDWWNTLHQPASVMRLDGPAMPAAYLWPLMISAIGFTLLFFALHLTAMRTEILRRRVRALTKLSLRATDA
- the ccmB gene encoding heme exporter protein CcmB: MIAVFRRDVRLAFAGGGGAMTGVIFFLAVVATMPFGVGPDLNLLSRIGPAILWIGALLSALLTLDRLFQADRDDGTLDLLVMGDTPLPLVVLAKCLAHWAASGLPLVLATPVLGLFLAQEPLTSGAVMLTLLVGTPAITFIGAVGAAVAIALPRGGLLVSVLVLPLAIPVLIFGVSASYGAVNANDPFLSPLMILGALTLFFAVLGPIAAAAALKSAGD
- the ccmA gene encoding heme ABC exporter ATP-binding protein CcmA, producing the protein MKILARGLCAARAASVIAGPLDFELSSGEALVVTGQNGAGKSTLLRTLAGLLPKGGGTLEIEGFLAVDGEPARRLAEVAHYLGHRNAMKPAESVGAGLGFWRDFFGAPGISIEAALAAVGLPMVAKLPFAYLSAGQQRRAAIARLLVSHRPVWILDEPTAALDKGSQAMFARILAQHLEGGGIVVAATHQPLGLVARELRLDHRAAGSASSRDLPLDRAERAAAEGWL
- a CDS encoding helix-turn-helix domain-containing protein, whose amino-acid sequence is MILDRVADKWAVLVLGLLADGPVRFNQLRRSIEGLSQKMLSQTLKSLERDGLVSRKAFATVPVTVEYSITPLGQTLAATVDALRLWAEAHFEEVQRAQQQYDLQRVAAA
- a CDS encoding NAD(P)-dependent oxidoreductase, with translation MMNLALIGATGNVGAPILDELLQRGHTVTAIVRRPEKVLSAPGVVARQGDVLDQEGLAPLLAGHDAVISAVPFAVSDPVRLIDAVRASGVRRYLVVGGAGSLEVAPGVQLLDSPDFPAQYKEEATAGAAFLDRLRGEAEIDWTFLSPSAMFVPGERTGHFRLGRDALLTHAQGSSISYQDYAIALVDEVERPAHSRQRFTVGY
- the acnA gene encoding aconitate hydratase AcnA — translated: MSHPDSFKCRKTLDVGGKPYVYFDLQEAERNGLAGASRLPFSMKVILENLLRNEDGRTVKADDIRAVANWVEDRGTAGHEIAYRPARVLMQDFTGVPAVVDLAAMRDATRQLGADPTKINPLVPVDLVIDHSVMVDFFGQADSFKKNVDAEYGRNGERYTFLRWGSEAFENFRVVPPGTGICHQVNLEYLAQTVWTKEEDGETIAYPDTLVGTDSHTTMVNGLSVLGWGVGGIEAEAAMLGQPVSMLIPEVIGFRVEGKLPEGTTATDLVLTVTQMLRKKGVVGKFVEFYGPGLSNLTLEDQATIANMAPEYGATCGFFPVDKDTISYLEATGRDQQRVALVEAYSRAQGMYRDETSTDPVFTDTLSLDLSTVVPSLAGPKRPQDRVALTDVSKAFAAALPELQGATAKAPSTDEARFVSEGATGAFEGPAVTRYAVEGTEHGIADGDVVIAAITSCTNTSNPNVLVAAGLVARKAHALGLTVKPWVKTSLAPGSQIVTEYLEKADLQKDLDAMGFNLVGYGCTTCIGNSGPLPEAISEAITKNDLVACSVLSGNRNFEGRVNPDVRANWLASPPLVVAYAIAGSLFVDITKDPLGKDRDGNDVFLKDIWPTTQEIAEIVRKTVTRDLFVERYSDVFRGDEHWQKIDVSGGLTYDWDDRSTYVQNPPYFEGMTMEPVPVEDIHGARVLGLFLDSITTDHISPAGSIKANGPAGDYLVSHQVRPVDFNSYGARRGNHQIMMRGTFANIRIKNQMVPGIEGGVTKHEPSGETMPIYDAAMRYKEEGVPLVVFAGKEYGTGSSRDWAAKGTVLLGVRAVIAQSFERIHRSNLVGMGVVPFLFEEGTSWQTLELKGDEIVTIEGLKTIQPRQKMQAKIERSDGTVTMVPLLCRIDTLDELEYYRHGGILQYVLRRLAA
- a CDS encoding DUF1223 domain-containing protein, encoding MIGRVLAFVVAIVMAGPTPPSSAEEHPASSRSVRGVVELFTSQGCSSCPPADRILGRLAKDPEIVALSYHVDYWNYIGWSDPLATRANTDRQRAYSRALGTGTIYTPQVVVNGQRDVVGSREDEIRKALDETALTERKTNVSVDLTVHGDRLHISADGVPPSTTGKPPVLMLITYDEKVETVVDKGENKGLTLYSVHAVRDWRILGMWDGKTLSVDIPVSSMQGANGRKGGCAAVLQSVTAAGAPGPILAAAAIDF
- a CDS encoding DUF2794 domain-containing protein, with translation MARDTQGERNLADLASERTASATLIDLSTVRSPPPPLVCFDRREFSEILNVYGRMVAAGEWRDYAIDTLKDRAVFSVFRRSSEMPLFRIEKNPKLARRQGAFSVIAAGGLVLKRGHDLGQVMKVFDKALKLVR
- a CDS encoding GNAT family N-acetyltransferase, whose amino-acid sequence is MSAFVLREAVLTDVPRLAEIYGHAVLNGTATFELVPPDAAEMQVRFESLTRQGYPYIVAADRKDRVIGYAYAGPFRARPAYRWSVEDSVYIAPEAYGRGAGRALLERLLELCEELGFRQMIAVIGGSDHAPSIRLHERAGFRTIGIFHGSGFKFGRWVDTVFMQIPIGDGRTSLPDETSGPGLLFGV
- a CDS encoding Bax inhibitor-1/YccA family protein, which produces MADKWNQGAQSVPLAGSRVDDTIDQGLRAYMIKVYNLMAGGLAITGVAAYMMFTLSVVTNEAGAITALTPLGQTVFGSPLKWVLMFAPLAMVLFLSFRVDKMSVAAAQATFWGYAALVGLSLSTIFMVYTQQSIVQVFFVTAASFGALSLFGYTTKRDLSAWGSFLFMGVIGIIIASVVNIFLASSALAFAISAIGVLVFAGLTAYDTQQIKEMYYEGDGSAVMGRKAIMGALRLYLDFINMFMFLLQLFGQRR